The proteins below come from a single Magallana gigas chromosome 10, xbMagGiga1.1, whole genome shotgun sequence genomic window:
- the LOC105320119 gene encoding carboxypeptidase N subunit 2 — protein sequence MASRYSLGGSLLIIACILPALILGCPKQCVCRGNNVKCPAAVHFPESFPTNTEKIVFDEYTVTELPPKAFENLPNLTTLSFSRCNFGQISACAIPSNHKNLKTILFDLTVIGEIKQGAFTHLSPVSITFRKSTITTMKSYAFWNIKTKLQLTFTDTTVHKMEPFAFNNVTSDLGIKYENGRLKHLRSAAFADTQFNTVEFKQVAFDNLECNVYPRLGLTKSLIISGCQFQCTCDIVYMKNIYASEVGLKDLVETGTCTGPEALQGASVKDVLDNDKIQNCPASKQVPDNCQPIQEIPEHVCTDRIIMGDEESNGSGSKSNTNKKGGNAAECRRSSWTLFSLVSIILLVL from the coding sequence ATGGCTTCAAGATACAGCCTAGGAGGGTCACTCCTGATTATAGCCTGTATCCTACCAGCATTGATCCTAGGATGTCCAAAACAATGCGTCTGTAGAGGTAACAATGTCAAATGTCCCGCGGCAGTTCATTTTCCTGAATCGTTTCCAACAAATactgaaaaaattgtttttgatgaGTACACTGTGACAGAACTACCCCCGAAAGCTTTCGAAAACCTTCCTAATTTGACCACGCTGTCATTTAGTCGCTGCAATTTCGGACAAATCAGTGCATGCGCAATACCAAGTAatcataaaaatttgaaaacaattttgttcGATCTGACTGTGATTGGTGAAATCAAGCAAGGGGCTTTTACACATCTTAGTCCGGTGTCCATCACGTTCAGAAAGTCGACCATAACAACAATGAAAAGTTACGCGTTTTGGAATATCAAGACAAAGCTACAACTCACTTTCACGGACACAACAGTGCACAAAATGGAACCATTTGCGTTTAACAATGTTACTTCTGACCTGggtataaaatatgaaaatggtCGGCTGAAACATCTAAGAAGTGCTGCGTTTGCCGATACTCAATTCAACACTGTTGAGTTCAAACAAGTCGCTTTTGATAATTTGGAGTGCAATGTCTATCCGAGACTAGGTCTCACCAAATCGCTGATCATTTCTGGATGTCAATTTCAGTGCACTTGCGATATTGtgtacatgaaaaatatatatgcctCTGAGGTAGGGCTAAAGGATTTGGTTGAAACGGGGACATGTACCGGCCCAGAGGCGCTACAAGGCGCGAGCGTCAAAGACGTCCTggataatgataaaatacaaaacTGTCCCGCGAGCAAACAGGTGCCCGACAACTGTCAACCTATCCAAGAAATCCCGGAACACGTTTGTACAGACAGAATCATAATGGGGGATGAAGAATCAAACGGATCGGGATCGAAGTCCAACACAAATAAAAAGGGTGGAAACGCTGCTGAATGTAGAAGGTCGTCCTGGACACTGTTCTCATTAGTCAGCATCATCCTTCTggttttataa